Within Triticum dicoccoides isolate Atlit2015 ecotype Zavitan chromosome 1B, WEW_v2.0, whole genome shotgun sequence, the genomic segment ATGGTGCTGACAGCTTACTTGTTACATCTCGTCATGGGATGTTGTGAGAAGAAGCGGCGTCCTGCGAGCATTGTGATCATCTACCATGGGAGAGTGGCCATGACAACTGGGTATGGGGGCAGCATTGATCTGGTCAGGAATTGAGTCTGTCGTTCCCTGTCCGGCAACAATGACGGGCGATGCGAGCAACGGTGCAAGAAGAGACATCCAGCAGAGGGTTGACGGCACACATCATGTTTCCCTCCAACGGCAAGAGAGGGCGCAAGATCACTTGGATTATTTGATTAAAAGCTCCATCCTTTCCATGACTATAGGATATCAAATCGTATAACCAAGAAGCCTAAAGATATAAAGCCCACAATTCTGCTCCAGCATCCCATCCTCTTCTAGTAAAAAAAAATCAATCTAAAATTACTGCATGGAAATCTCTACTTAACTGTTCCTCCTCCATGGAAAACAAATCAATGTCTCTCTCAAACTAGAAAACAAATTCATGCCGTCACCATCAGTTTTCCTTCTCGTTTGCTCGTCCAGGCATATGCAAGCCTGATCGTCACCTTCATTCACGTTGCCGGTAGGCAGCAACATATCTCCTATTGGAGCATCTATCCATGTTGTTGCTAGCATGACCTACCGAAGAATGAATGCTTTGTCCATGATGCTTCCTCGCTGCGTACGTACCAAATCTATGACATCGTTGTCTCCATGCCTGCTGAAGGCCACCGGCCGCGTGATGGCGATGGCAAGACAACGCCCCTGCACCTCTGATCGGTGATCCCCGCTGATCGAGGATCTCCACCACACAACGCGCTCGGGTTGATCTACAAGCATGGCATCGCCATCGTAAAGGCCCCACACTCCCATGCACCTCTCTGAACCATCGTCCCTACTTCATCAGAAGCAGAGCTATTGTTCACGCGTCCAGGAGAGTTTGTTTTAGATTTGGGAGTCTCTATTTTTTGAAGAAGGCCAAAAACTTCGCAATACTGCAAATAAATATGATACTCGCCAAAAGTACAAATTATCCGAACACCATGCCTATCTTTGAATGTTTGAAACTGTAAATGCAAAGATGTCTCCTGTACTATTTTATGCATGAACCTTCTCTCTCTAATTCAGCAATAACACATGGGAATTTCTGTCTTAACAGCGTGAAACCCTCGGTTAACACATTTATCTTGAAATTTTCTCTTCGACCAAGATGTCAATacaccttttgtttatctttttttttgcgggggaatgTTCCTTTTCTATTAACTCTAGTCATTTGTACATTTTAGCACAAGCCGAAATATACTGCATCTACCAACACAACGTCACATAACATTTGGACACACATACATTTCAGCCAGTCTGGTGCAAACAAATCTGCGGCAGCAAAGGGGATCGGAAGCATTCAACTACGGAGTTTTCAAGTTGGTCATCTCTAGGCAAGGCATTattgtatactccctccgtcccaaaataagttgtGGTGTGATGTATAATGTATTTGCCTCAACCATGGAGTAATTAAGAAGCTCAACTTTGAAGGCTGGTAAGTGAGCCGCATGCATTGCTCGGTGCGCTAAGAACATTTGTCCATTGATGATGTGAATGACACATCAGTGGCTGATCTAGCAGGTAGCCGTGATGTATCTCACTATCAAAATACGGCAAGGGAATAAGGCTGTCAGAGAGGGCCAGGATGGCGCATATAAAGGTAATTTTCTCTCTCCACAAACTTATTCCCTCTCCACAAACTCGTCACATCCCCAATCATCGCTCTAATCACATTTGATGAAGCAGTACTCGAGTAGATCCCAGTTGAAACACCCCTTTGTAATAACAATACATGAAAGGGTAGTGCATTTTAAACATCTAGCCACAAATGGCCGACAAACTTCTACTGTTTGTTTGACATTTTAAAACTTATGGTTTTTGCTACTGCCTTAGAATTTTTTTGCAAGCCTATTATCTCAGTCGAACGAGCTCATGGAATCATCTATGATGACGGTTTACAATTATATAAAATTACTTTTCTTAATAGTGAAAATAATAGTATGATGAAAGTCATGTCAAAAGGCAAATGGTCCCAAAATGACACCATTTTTTTGTGTCGAActaaaaaaatatgtccacatataaTGATAAAGCTTATGGGGAGGATAGTATTATCCTCAAGGCTAGGCATGTGGTTCATGTTTGACCGATGCTAGGCGTCGGTCGAGCGATGCAAGGCATTGACCGGCAGCCTACCGTCATCAAATCGCAACATGTGTATACCTAGAATAAGATGCGGATTGGGTCATCCCTCTCACCCACACATCGCTATGACACTGCGAAAAAGATACCCCGGCATCTTCCCCACACGCGTGCCTCCACGGCTCACATGCAGAAGAGCATATCACCGACCTCACTCCTCCACCGGTGCTTGCATTGCTCCTTAGTGACCTGCCACCACTCCCGACCGTCACAACACAGCAGCATTGTGTAGATTGTGTCGCGTCTTTCTGATTCCTTTCTCAGTAGGCCTTGCGAATGTTACCCACACGGTGGTGCCTTTGGACTAGTTTGCACATCCGGCTGTAAAGGTCTTTACTTGGCTTCTCTTAATCAAAGGGGGTCTTTGGGAATCATACCAATGCTCCTGCTGTCTATCAGAAATAATCATATATGGTCTTATTTTGATATGGCTCGTGCTCGCGGATAGTCCTGCTCTTCTTACTTGGCTCGCGAATACGCACATTGATGTTGTCCGTATCGATAGTCCTGCTCAGTGGTCGACGCTTAGCACCGTTTGATCCCTGACCATGAGCTCTAGAAGCCTGTGCAGCAGGGAAGTGGGGCTGGTGGCGCGCCATGTACTGCTGCTGTGGGAAGTATGGTTGATGGTGCGTCATGGCCATGTACTGCTGCTCCTGGAGCACATGGTCAATGCCCGTCGGGGGCTGCCTCGTCACATCAGGGAGGAATTCTCGCCTGAAATCAGGGGAGAATTCTCGCCTGAAGTACGGCGAGTACGGCCGCTGCACCATCAGGGGCTGCCTCGTCACATCAGGGAGGAATTCTCGCCTGAAATCAGGGGAGAATTCTTGCCTGAAGTACGGCTGCTGCACCATGGGAGGAATATTGTAGTACGGCTGCTGGACCACCGGAGGAATATTGTAGTACGGCTGGTGGACCATGGGAGGAATATTGTAGTTATTCATGGCCACCACCGCCATGGCAGGAAACTCCTGCTGCTGGTACGGCATGAATGGTTGTTGTCGCTGGAGCATGGGAAGATTCAGCTGGCTATGCACATCAGGCGGGGACGCCGTGTATGGCTGCCGAAGTATAGGGCTGCCGGCGTCCCGGGCGTAGTGAGCCCGCACCGGAACAGGAAACTCTTGATCACGAGTTCCTCCGGCCTGGCGCCATGGCGCCCCGCAAAGCCCATGCCTGCGTCCTCCACTCTATCATCCTCTTGAGCaggagaggcgtcttcctcctccctaaccatctcctcgtcctcctggATGGACTCGCCGTGGGTTGCGGACACGAGGACGCAAGGGTCGGGCTGCTCGCCGATGGGGGTTGCGGTGGGGGACACGGGGACGCCGGGGTGGGGCTGCTCGTCGTCGGGGGCCGCGGGTGCGGACACGGGGACGCCGGAgtgtggctgctgctgctgctgctgcatctgGCGGAAGCGGAGGGCGAGGGAGGCGTGGAGGGAGGAGACATGGGCGTCGATGTCGTCCCAGGTGAAGGGGAGATGGTAATGGGGCGGCGCGCAGGCGACGAGGCGGTCGAAGGTCTCCCGCAGGCGCTGCTTCCTGACGGGGAGCGCCGCGATGGCGGCCTCCAGGTCAGCCGTCGCCATCGGCGCCGCCGGCGGGGCGCGACCAGTCCGCGACGACACGGCCGACATAGGATGGGGAACACACGAAGCCGAAGCCGAACGAATTAAGGAAGACGGGGGAAGCAGCTTCGGGACGCCGACGCGGAGTTGTTGAGGAAGGCGAGGGGAGCAGCCGGGGTGCAGCGCCGGCGACGAATCGCCGGCGGTGGGGAAGGCCGAGGCCAAGGGGGCGACAGGAGGCGATTTCTCCGGCGTGGGGGCTCAGGGGAGGAAGACGGAGGTCGAGGGCATGCCGGCGGGGATCGGGAAGGTGGGTGGCGgcgcggacgagggccgacggcggcggtggagcggggagggggagggagggaggtcGGAGGCGGGCGGCTAGGGGTGGGGGCGAGGGCGGAAACCCTAGGGCGTCGGCTTTATCCGACCGGGGCGGCGGGTACGGCGGCCATCCGGTGGGTGGCCGCGCGCGCGTCCGCGGGATGGGCGCCACGTGCAGGGGCGGGATGGCTCCTGGGTTGGACCGACTTGCTGCCCACTCGCTACTTCCTTGTCTTAATCGCTCTCACTCTACTCACTCTACGGCCCATATTCCGCTCGCTattaaagtttttctttattttttaggcGCTAACGTTTCATTCGACTGTTTTTTTTCCTCTTTCGACTGTTTTTTATAACTTTCGATATATTCATAAACTGTCAAGATagtagtacaaagaacaccagaagtaaaCAGAAGATAAAATACATGTATGTCcatagaccatctagcgacgactactAGCACTGGAGTGagcgagccgaaggcacgccgCCTTCTTCACCCCTCCCTCATCGGAGCCGGACAAATCTTGTTGTGGTAGACTGTCCGGAAGTCATGTGGTActaagaccccataggaccagcgaACTAGAACAACAAGCATCGACGATGAAGAGAAGCgcagatcgaaaggatccaacatgtagacacacgaacgtagatgaACGAAGACAGCATCCACCAAAGACAAACGCTGACCGAAACCTACGAGATCCGCTCGAGATAAACCTCAACACTCCCTCCGACGATGTTAGAAACACCACAGGGACGGGGACTAGGTAAGCAGAAGTAAAACTACATCTATGTCTATAGACCACACCTAGCGACGCCTACTAGCACTAGAGTGAGCCGAAGGCGTGCCGCCTTCTTCACCCCTCCCTCATCGAAGTCGGGCAAACCTTGTTATACTTGACCGTCAGGAAGTCGTGGTGCTAAGACCCGATAGGACCAGCGCGGTAGAACAACAACCGCCGcgccgatgaagagaagcgtagatcagaaggatccaacctgtaGACACGCAAACACAGACGAACGAAGACAGGATCCACGTGGATTCATCGAATACAAACCCCGGCCGAATTCCATGAGATCTGCTAGAGACAAACCTcgccctccgacgatgctagaaACACCACACGGACGGGAACAAGGTAAGCAAAAGTAAAACTACATATATGTCTATAGACCGTCTAGCGATGACTACTAGCACTGgagtgagccgaaggcgcgccgcctacTTCACCCCTCCGTCATCGGAGCCGGACAAACCTTGTTGTACTTGACCGTCATGAAGTCGTggtgctaagaccccataggaccaACGGGGTAGAACAACAACCAccgccgatgaagagaagcgtagatcggaaggatccgacCTGTAGACACACAAAcacacactggtagaaaaaggcccatctgtcccggttccagatgcccatttgtcccggttctgaaaccgagactaaagggtcggtactaaagtccatgacctttagtcccggttcgctcgCGAACCGGGACAGACGGGGCTCCACGAGGCCActgcggcttgcccaggcaggagggcctttagtcccggttggtaacaccaactggcaCCAAAAAGCATCCACTTGTCAGCAGTTCAGAGGCTGGGGTTTTTGTTATTTTTAATGGGGGGGAGGGTTTGGGGGgtttggagggttaatttaattaggggtttcatatattgtgttagctagctaatagagagaagtgacctctcttatctccgcacttggtcgacgctacgtactatacgtatagaggactcgacacgctagctagtaagaaaatgaaggaaaccattaagtacagaagatcgtcatgaacatatacagagagaagtgatcgacctctccttctccgagagattggtcgaacaaaaagtttttgtatatctatccgatgctactagatacatatatacaatataagatctattACAATCCTTAAAGTCTGAAGTCAAgtaccacatggtattctccggctttcatgatgacgtggtcaagaaagaatcccgccaattcctcttgaatagctttcatgcgatcatgtggtaggagctcATCCCGCAGCTGCCAGATCTAAATcgaagaagagggtcaatacatgtgtatgaatgaaactcaacacaaatgatggtaataaaatacaattgtgaatattttttcttacGCACTTGATATTGTTTTTCAGTGTAGCCCCGCTTATTCTTGGTCGTCTCGTTGTAGATAAActcacaaacgtagtatccacagaaattatttccttattcctgccacaagcactttatgagaaatagaggtcaatcaaactgataagcaagcatgcaaaaTGGTATTGACAAAACTAGCtacaatcaatgggagatgcgcggaactagctatagtacttactttcggttgTTTAAATGTCAGCTCGGTTGGCAGTCCCAGAGAAATtacggtgaactttttccaaactctGCCAAacaagaaaataattacttgatatcaagaaatgaacaaagttgccgatatggtg encodes:
- the LOC119300187 gene encoding uncharacterized protein LOC119300187, with product MLQRQQPFMPYQQQEFPAMAVVAMNNYNIPPMVHQPYYNIPPVVQQPYYNIPPMVQQPYFRQEFSPDFRREFLPDVTRQPLMVQRPYSPYFRREFSPDFRREFLPDVTRQPPTGIDHVLQEQQYMAMTHHQPYFPQQQYMARHQPHFPAAQASRAHGQGSNGAKRRPLSRTIDTDNINVRIREPSKKSRTIREHEPYQNKTIYDYF
- the LOC119300179 gene encoding uncharacterized protein LOC119300179, with the protein product MSAVSSRTGRAPPAAPMATADLEAAIAALPVRKQRLRETFDRLVACAPPHYHLPFTWDDIDAHVSSLHASLALRFRQMQQQQQQPHSGVPVSAPAAPDDEQPHPGVPVSPTATPIGEQPDPCVLVSATHGESIQEDEEMVREEEDASPAQEDDRVEDAGMGFAGRHGARPEELVIKSFLFRCGLTTPGTPAALYFGSHTRRPRLMCIAS